Proteins encoded together in one Fuerstiella sp. window:
- a CDS encoding aminotransferase class V-fold PLP-dependent enzyme: protein MSIYRQLGVEPIINACGSVTRLGGAPMPPPVLAAFENAARETVPLEQLQAVASQRIAAVTKTEAGLITSGAAGALTLGTAAILTGNHLARMEQLPHCDGFPNEMIIAREQRSGYDHAIRAAGARLTEVGFNEIVAGAGVRRTEAWEYEAAISPQTAGIVYVRSDTSCPSLEDVVTTARRHGLPVLVDAAGELPPRSNLTDIPGTGADLVAFSGGKAIRGPQSTGILCGRRELISAAAQQMFDMDDHPELWDPPQELIVRSHATGIPRHGIGRSLKVSKEEIVALLTALDLFVSGDYDAQLQDYRRWLEQIADALSSTKVSTHLVEPATAEQWPVLEIHVDAVSGERSAADICQDLRKGTPPVFVGHAKLHLGVLVINPTSLQAESISELCRRLTEVLS from the coding sequence ATGAGTATTTACCGACAACTGGGCGTGGAGCCCATCATCAATGCCTGCGGATCCGTGACCCGGCTGGGTGGGGCTCCGATGCCGCCACCGGTCCTCGCAGCCTTTGAAAACGCAGCCCGGGAAACCGTACCCCTGGAGCAGTTGCAGGCGGTTGCTTCACAACGCATTGCCGCTGTGACAAAGACGGAAGCCGGACTGATCACATCCGGGGCTGCCGGCGCGCTAACACTGGGCACCGCCGCAATTCTGACGGGAAATCACCTGGCACGGATGGAACAGCTGCCCCACTGCGACGGGTTCCCCAACGAAATGATTATTGCTCGTGAGCAGCGAAGCGGATACGACCACGCGATTCGGGCTGCGGGAGCTCGTTTGACTGAAGTGGGGTTTAATGAAATTGTGGCCGGCGCCGGCGTCCGTCGAACGGAGGCCTGGGAATATGAAGCCGCCATTTCACCTCAGACCGCAGGAATCGTGTATGTGCGATCCGACACTTCGTGTCCGTCCCTGGAAGATGTGGTCACAACAGCACGTCGCCATGGCCTGCCGGTTCTGGTTGACGCGGCAGGCGAGCTGCCTCCACGATCAAATCTGACGGACATTCCAGGTACCGGAGCCGACCTCGTTGCTTTCAGTGGCGGCAAGGCAATACGAGGACCGCAGTCGACAGGAATCCTGTGTGGTCGGCGGGAACTTATTTCAGCCGCCGCACAGCAAATGTTCGACATGGACGATCATCCGGAACTGTGGGATCCACCGCAGGAACTGATCGTTCGTTCGCACGCCACCGGCATTCCCCGCCACGGCATCGGTCGCAGCCTGAAAGTATCCAAAGAAGAAATCGTGGCACTGTTAACGGCACTCGATCTGTTTGTGTCCGGCGACTACGACGCGCAGCTGCAGGATTATCGCCGCTGGCTTGAACAGATTGCAGATGCACTGTCCAGCACGAAGGTTTCCACGCACCTCGTGGAACCGGCAACTGCTGAACAATGGCCTGTACTGGAAATCCACGTCGACGCCGTCTCAGGCGAACGGTCCGCAGCAGACATTTGTCAGGACCTGCGAAAAGGAACCCCTCCGGTCTTCGTGGGACACGCAAAACTGCATCTGGGGGTGCTGGTAATCAACCCGACCAGTCTGCAGGCAGAATCCATCTCTGAACTGTGTCGCCGTCTGACTGAAGTGTTGAGTTAA